A region from the Acyrthosiphon pisum isolate AL4f chromosome A1, pea_aphid_22Mar2018_4r6ur, whole genome shotgun sequence genome encodes:
- the LOC100160751 gene encoding kelch-like protein 2 isoform X4: MQNTKQIPEPSQCEPAKYEYKKSSYADIYDVLQSLRRDEVLCDIKLETDNGGVIFGHKVVLASASPYFHAMFTNFSEKNQDLVTIRQLDYSALQLLIDFIYSGKISITETNVQILLPASNLLQLQEVKNACCDFLQAQLCPTNVIGINDLADLHSCTTLLTSSEFYIQQHYLDVVEEEEFLSLSSEQMVKLISSDELTASSEEKIFESVIRWVKHDLDSRKQMLPQLMEHVRLPLTSKDYILKNVVDEPLLLNCSKCKDYVFEALRFRLLKSEELITIPHNIRTKPRQPGGTHKVILVAGGLGINHSILNSTEWYDPKINKWQYGPKMITPSLGGGLAVVNDNCLLYLGGRNTESIFQSVHGLDLTSESPRWKPTYDMLVAVMANIF, translated from the exons ATGCAAAATACGAAGCAAATTCCGGAACCCAGTCAATGTGAACCTGCTAAATACGAATATAAGAAATCGTCGTATGCGGACATTTATGATGTGCTACAATCCCTACGCAG AGATGAGGTTCTTTGTGATATTAAACTAGAAACAGACAATGGTGGAGTTATATTCGGCCACAAAGTAGTTCTAGCATCGGCTAGTCCATATTTCCATGCAATGTTCacaaatttttcagaaaaaaatcaaGATCTAGTTACTATCAGACAGTTGGACTATAGTGCCCTACAGCTCTTAATAGACTTTATTTATTCTGGAAAAATCTCGATCACTGAAACAAATGTacag attttgttgCCTGCATCGAATCTTTTGCAGTTACAAGAAGTCAAAAACGCATGTTGTGATTTTCTGCAGGCACAACTATGTCCTACAAATGTTATTGGGATAAATGATTTAGCTGATTTACATAGCTGTACGACATTGTTAACAAGCTCAgaattttatattcaacaacACTATtt agaTGTGGTAGAAGAGGAAGAATTTCTGTCCTTGTCATCGGAACAAATGGTTAAGTTGATCTCTAGTGATGAACTTACAGCTTCATCTGAAGAAAaa atatttgaaagtGTTATTCGATGGGTTAAACATGATTTGGATTCCAGAAAACAAATGTTGCCCCAATTAATGGAACATGTGCGTTTACCATTAACATCGAaagattacatattaaaaaatgtagttgaCGAACCTCTTCTTCTTAATTGTTCTAAAT gtAAAGATTACGTATTTGAAGCATTACGTTTTCGTTTACTTAAATCAGAAGAACTTATCACAATTCCACATAACATCCGGACAAAACCTAGACAGCCTGGTGGTACACACaaa gtTATTTTAGTGGCTGGAGGACTAGGGATCAATCACAGCATTTTAAATAGTACAGAATGGTATGACCCAAAAATCAACAAATGGCAGTATGGACCAAAAATGATTACACCCAGTTTGGGTGGTGGTCTAGCTGTAGTAAATGataattgtttgttatatttGGGTGGTAGAAATACTGAATCAATTTTTCAGTCTGTTCATGGGCTAGATTTAACTTCAGAATCACCTCGTTGGAAACCAACCTACGACAT
- the LOC100160751 gene encoding kelch-like protein 2 isoform X6: protein MQNTKQIPEPSQCEPAKYEYKKSSYADIYDVLQSLRRDEVLCDIKLETDNGGVIFGHKVVLASASPYFHAMFTNFSEKNQDLVTIRQLDYSALQLLIDFIYSGKISITETNVQILLPASNLLQLQEVKNACCDFLQAQLCPTNVIGINDLADLHSCTTLLTSSEFYIQQHYLDVVEEEEFLSLSSEQMVKLISSDELTASSEEKIFESVIRWVKHDLDSRKQMLPQLMEHVRLPLTSKDYILKNVVDEPLLLNCSKCKDYVFEALRFRLLKSEELITIPHNIRTKPRQPGGYFSGWRTRDQSQHFK, encoded by the exons ATGCAAAATACGAAGCAAATTCCGGAACCCAGTCAATGTGAACCTGCTAAATACGAATATAAGAAATCGTCGTATGCGGACATTTATGATGTGCTACAATCCCTACGCAG AGATGAGGTTCTTTGTGATATTAAACTAGAAACAGACAATGGTGGAGTTATATTCGGCCACAAAGTAGTTCTAGCATCGGCTAGTCCATATTTCCATGCAATGTTCacaaatttttcagaaaaaaatcaaGATCTAGTTACTATCAGACAGTTGGACTATAGTGCCCTACAGCTCTTAATAGACTTTATTTATTCTGGAAAAATCTCGATCACTGAAACAAATGTacag attttgttgCCTGCATCGAATCTTTTGCAGTTACAAGAAGTCAAAAACGCATGTTGTGATTTTCTGCAGGCACAACTATGTCCTACAAATGTTATTGGGATAAATGATTTAGCTGATTTACATAGCTGTACGACATTGTTAACAAGCTCAgaattttatattcaacaacACTATtt agaTGTGGTAGAAGAGGAAGAATTTCTGTCCTTGTCATCGGAACAAATGGTTAAGTTGATCTCTAGTGATGAACTTACAGCTTCATCTGAAGAAAaa atatttgaaagtGTTATTCGATGGGTTAAACATGATTTGGATTCCAGAAAACAAATGTTGCCCCAATTAATGGAACATGTGCGTTTACCATTAACATCGAaagattacatattaaaaaatgtagttgaCGAACCTCTTCTTCTTAATTGTTCTAAAT gtAAAGATTACGTATTTGAAGCATTACGTTTTCGTTTACTTAAATCAGAAGAACTTATCACAATTCCACATAACATCCGGACAAAACCTAGACAGCCTGGTG gtTATTTTAGTGGCTGGAGGACTAGGGATCAATCACAGCATTTTAAATAG
- the LOC100160751 gene encoding kelch-like protein 2 isoform X5 — MQNTKQIPEPSQCEPAKYEYKKSSYADIYDVLQSLRRDEVLCDIKLETDNGGVIFGHKVVLASASPYFHAMFTNFSEKNQDLVTIRQLDYSALQLLIDFIYSGKISITETNVQILLPASNLLQLQEVKNACCDFLQAQLCPTNVIGINDLADLHSCTTLLTSSEFYIQQHYLDVVEEEEFLSLSSEQMVKLISSDELTASSEEKIFESVIRWVKHDLDSRKQMLPQLMEHVRLPLTSKDYILKNVVDEPLLLNCSKCKDYVFEALRFRLLKSEELITIPHNIRTKPRQPGGTHKVILVAGGLGINHSILNSTEWLVAVMANIF; from the exons ATGCAAAATACGAAGCAAATTCCGGAACCCAGTCAATGTGAACCTGCTAAATACGAATATAAGAAATCGTCGTATGCGGACATTTATGATGTGCTACAATCCCTACGCAG AGATGAGGTTCTTTGTGATATTAAACTAGAAACAGACAATGGTGGAGTTATATTCGGCCACAAAGTAGTTCTAGCATCGGCTAGTCCATATTTCCATGCAATGTTCacaaatttttcagaaaaaaatcaaGATCTAGTTACTATCAGACAGTTGGACTATAGTGCCCTACAGCTCTTAATAGACTTTATTTATTCTGGAAAAATCTCGATCACTGAAACAAATGTacag attttgttgCCTGCATCGAATCTTTTGCAGTTACAAGAAGTCAAAAACGCATGTTGTGATTTTCTGCAGGCACAACTATGTCCTACAAATGTTATTGGGATAAATGATTTAGCTGATTTACATAGCTGTACGACATTGTTAACAAGCTCAgaattttatattcaacaacACTATtt agaTGTGGTAGAAGAGGAAGAATTTCTGTCCTTGTCATCGGAACAAATGGTTAAGTTGATCTCTAGTGATGAACTTACAGCTTCATCTGAAGAAAaa atatttgaaagtGTTATTCGATGGGTTAAACATGATTTGGATTCCAGAAAACAAATGTTGCCCCAATTAATGGAACATGTGCGTTTACCATTAACATCGAaagattacatattaaaaaatgtagttgaCGAACCTCTTCTTCTTAATTGTTCTAAAT gtAAAGATTACGTATTTGAAGCATTACGTTTTCGTTTACTTAAATCAGAAGAACTTATCACAATTCCACATAACATCCGGACAAAACCTAGACAGCCTGGTGGTACACACaaa gtTATTTTAGTGGCTGGAGGACTAGGGATCAATCACAGCATTTTAAATAGTACAGAATG